The sequence below is a genomic window from Kitasatospora kifunensis.
GGCCGAGGCCTACCTCGCCTCCTCCGGCGTCGCCGACACCGCCTTCTTCGGGCCCGAGGCCGAGTTCTACGTCTTCGACGAGGCCCGCTTCGAGACCAGCGCGAACGCCTCGTACTACCACATCGACTCCGAGGCCGGCGCCTGGAACAGCGGCCGGATCGAGGAGGGCGGCAACCGCGGCTACAAGGTCAAGTACAAGGGCGGTTACTTCCCGACCCCGCCGGTCGACCACTTCGCCGACCTGCGCGCCGAGATGTCCCTGGAGCTCGCCAACTCCGGCCTGCAGGTGGAGCGTCAGCACCACGAGGTCGGCACCGCCGGCCAGGCCGAGATCAACTACAAGTTCAACACCCTGCTGCACGCGGCCGACGACCTGATGCTGTTCAAGTACATCATCAAGAACGTGGCCTGGCGCAACGGCAAGACGGCCACCTTCATGCCCAAGCCGATCTTCGGCGACAACGGTTCCGGCATGCACGTGCACCAGTCGCTCTGGGCCGACGGCTCGCCGCTCTTCTACGACGAGCAGGGCTACGCGGGCCTGTCCGACACCGCCCGCTACTACATCGGCGGCCTGCTCAAGCACGCCCCCTCGCTGCTGGCCTTCACCAACCCCTCGGTGAACTCCTACCACCGCCTGGTCCCCGGCTTCGAGGCCCCGGTCAACCTGGTCTACTCGCAGCGCAACCGCTCGGCCGCGATCCGGATCCCGATCACCGGCTCCAACGCCAAGGCCAAGCGCATCGAGTTCCGCGCGCCCGACCCGTCCTCCAACCCCTACCTCGCCTTCTCGGCGATGCTGATGGCGGGCCTGGACGGCATCAAGAACAAGATCGAGCCGCTCCAGCCGGTCGACAAGGACCTCTACGAGCTCGCCCCCGACGAGCACGCGGGCGTCCCGCAGGTCCCCGCCTCGCTCCCCGCGGTACTGGAGGCCCTGGAGGAGGACCACGAGTACCTGCTCGCGGGCGGCGTCTTCACGCCCGACCTGATCGAGACCTGGATCGACTACAAGCGCACCAACGAGATCGCCCCGATCGCGCTGCGGCCGCACCCGCACGAGTTCGAGCTGTACTTCGACCTGTAGGGGTGCCTCTGACCTGCGGAAACGCAGGTTGATCTCTCATCGTTTCCGCAGGTCAGGGTCCCTCCTGACCTGCGGAAACGCCTGCAGAGGGGTCGGCTGCAGCGCCTCTGGGGCTCGCGATGTGAAATGAGTGTGAGATGGACACGGGCAGATCGAACTCGCAATGATCCCCCATTGCCCTTGCCAGCACTGGGCAGTACGCCATCTCGCTACTTTCAGTAGTCGTCGCTCGTGGGCTGCCGACTCAACGGATTCGATCTTTTGCCGACACTGCAGCTCCCGCCAGGCGAAGCGTCACCCACCTCAGCCGCCGCCGAACCACAGACCCCAGCCCTGAACCTCCCGCAGACGAGCAGCCATGGTGCAACGCCACCAGTTGCGGCCGGGCGCGACGACCCGCACCCCCCTCGTCGGCAGATTGGCTGGCGTACACGGGGACAGGCTGGCGCAGCACCAGCGCCGAGAAGCGGTGCACCGTGTTCGTGCGGCAAGCGCTATCGCAGATGAAGCAGTTGGGGTGCTGGGACACCCCATTGGGCCCATCGCTGAACTTCCCAGCCACCCATCAGTTTGATGCTGTGCGCACGCGCGAAGCGCAGAGCCGGCTTCGTGAACCCGGCGTTCGTTACCAGGATCGCTACATCGGCACCGTGTTGGGGTTTGGCGGTCCCGTTGAAGCGTTGGAGCGCTCCGGTGTCGACCTTGTGCAGCTTGGAACTCAACTTGCACTGCACTACGCAACGCTGTCCGGACGGGCTCACGGCTATGACGTCGGCGCCAAGGTCTCCCGGCCCACCCCGCCGCTGGATGATCGTAAAGCCGTCCCGCTCGAAGAGTGTGGCTACGAGATCCTCAAAGTCGCGGTGGTACATCCTCGTCAGGTCCCACCACTTGGTGCCAGCACCTGACCTGACGTAGCTGATGCGCCGGTCTTCAGTCAGCGTGATGCTCTGGCAGGCGATTGCGTGGTTCGTCAGGAGCTCCGCGAGGCGGGCTTGGGCTGCGTATAGCCGGTACGAGAGGCCAGCCACTGCTTCCATTGTTGCCGGCCCGTCGGACGGGGCGGATGAGTCGTTTCCAGGAACCAGACCAAACGCGCTCGCAGCGCCGCTCCAGAGCTCGGAGCACTCCCGGACCGCTAGATCGGCTTGTTCGCGTTCCTCGAGGAGGCTGGCGCGCATGGCCTTGATTGCCGTGTCATAGGCCTCCACGGTTTCCGATGGCACCTGGTCGCCTGCTGGGCACTGGAATCTCGCTGCTGCACGGCGGCTCGCGTCATCAACCTCACTCACTACCGTGGAACAGTAAAGCCGCAGGGCGTCATAGATGCTGCGCAGATACCGTCCTTCAGTGCTGATGCCCATGGCGGAGTCCAGGTGGGCCTGGCGGGCGGCCTCCGCGAGAGCTACGGCGTGAACGGCGTCGCAGTGTTCTCTGAGGATCCGCCTGAGTTGCTCCCGCGCTCTCGGCAGCCCGAAGTAGAGGTCTGCTACTCCCTCAAGACGACGTGTCCATTGTGAGGAGCGGCTGTCGCGCTGATATTGATCACGGACGTCGTAGCCGAAGAGGTCGCCTCGTTCATTCCACAGCCTCTCGGCGAGATCGGCAGCCTGCCTGGCCAAGGTCTTGGCTTCCCTCAGCGACAGCATCAGCTTGAGCTCTGCGGCCTGGATGCCCTCTGCGACGGCCGCCGGTACTGGGCCGTAGTGCGGGCCGAGACCGTAGCCCTCTGCTTGCTTCCTGCGCAGCACGTCCTGCAGCACGGCCTCCACAGCGCGGTGATGCTCGTTCAGCGCGCCATTCGCATCGAGAAGGAAGTATCCCTCTTCGTTCCACAGCCACGTTGCGAGGAGGGCGGCATGATCCGCAACGGCGATCTGGGCGCCCATCCACCGCCGTAGGTTGCGATTGGCATAGCGGGTGGGAAGTACGGAGAGGGATCGATCAATGTGCACTGGAAGAGGGTACAGATGACCACTCACATACACTCGTTCGGGTCCGCCATGCCTTGCCGGCGATCACGTAATCCCCCATCTTCGATCAGTTCCGCGTCACGGAGCTCCCCCCGCTCGGTCAGGATTCCCCGGGGGGATCGCTATCGTGGACGTAATAAACACACCTTCAATTACGATCGATCTTGCATCGCTGGGCGGGGGTGGAGGCTTCCGATAGACCGTGGTGCGGGTCGCTTACGCGCTACCGGTGGCGACCTTCTACCACAGAGCGTGAAGGAGGCCGCATACCCCGCGATCTCGACGGGCAGGCGAGGGTGGCACGGTCGTTCAGACCATTCGTGCCCGCAAGGTTCAGGAGGACGCGCCAAGGCCCGGGGTACGCACTGCCAGTGGCCAGTTGGATTTTCCCAGGGAGTGGCCATCTGATGGAAAGTCACCTGGCCACACTCATCAGTACGGTCAGCGACGAAGGTCAGCAGCTCTACACGTGCAACCTCGGCTCCGCTTGGCCGCGCGCAGCAGGCCACCTCGACACCGCGACCACCCAAAAGACACTGGTCATCGAACTACAGACCGGCTCATTACCATGCTCTCAGCGCGCCTGGTGGTCAGCGTGATCGGTCTTCGTATTCATCCTCTGTTCGACTGATGTGTCCGGGGCCAGGGTGGACCACTCCAGGGACCATCGGATGGTCGTAGTCAAGTTCGATCTTCCCGAAGGCAGCGCTGGGAATGGGTGCGGAGTCGTTGTCGGCAATGATCAGCTGGATCCGGCTGCCGTAAGCATCGGCGAGCGCTTGGAAGCGGTGGTAAATACGGCGACCGCGTTCTTGGTCGTCGGCGTTGGTACCTGATGCCTTACGTGGGGAGTCGATGATCAGCAAGGAGGGCACAAGAACATCGGGGTGAGTGATGCCGAACTCCAGCAGAGTGAGGCTGTAGGCAACGTTGATGCAGGTCACGATGCCCCCTCCGTCAGCCTGGAGGGTTTCGAACGAGCCGTCGTTGATCAGCGGCAGATAGTTCGAGGGGTCGATGGTGGCCGACTCGATCCACGGGGCAGGACGGAGGTCGGCGACCATGCCGTTGAAGTTCCGACTAAGGTCGGTAACCAGACCCTTTCGTGCAGCAAGTTCGGCGGTTCGGGCCTTCTGGTCCGCGGTGGCGCGGGCTCGGCGCTCCTTAATGTCGCGAACGGCCTGGTCAATCCCGCGGGCGCGAGCCCAGTACGCGCGCAGCTGGGTCACCGCGTCGATACTCGCCCTGAGTGTGGCCGCGCGAGCGCTGGCGTCGGCGATGGCCTCGAAGCGCGGGGACACCATGTCCCGGGTCTGTGCGTCGAGTTGCCTGCGCACAGTGTGGGCAAGGAAGTCGGCCTGCTGGACGTGCTCTTGCGCGGCCTGCAGGACTTCAGCGTCGGCGGCCAGGACAGCTCGGGCATCTTGGAGCTGTTGCTCCAGGGCGTTGCGGGTCTGCTGGATGGCGGCCGGGTCCACATCGTCGTCCGCAGGATCGGGCTGCAGGCAGACTAGGCAGTGATCTTCGGGGACCGGGCGTGCGTTAAGCCGCTGCATACAGCGGGGGCAGACGACGAAGTCGAACGGGGACAGCTTCTCGATCGCGGTGGCGGAGCGCTCAAGGCGGGAAATGTCGACCTCGATCTGGGCAACGACCGCTTCCCGGGCTTCGAGGAGTTCCTGAGCTGCCAAGAGCTCCTGAGCCGCCTCCCTGGCGGCGTCGATTGCTTCACGCAGATCCTGGCGAAGGACCGCGTCAGCTGCACTGTTCTCTTCCAGTTCGTGACGCAGCGCTGCGAGGGCCGCGTCGGCGCGCCGCAGCATGTCGCGCAGGTTTGCGAGCTCTGCGCGAAGTTCTTCGTCGGTGCGGGGGTCGGCTGCGGCGAGGAAGCGCTGGACGTTGTCGTACTCGGCCGTCTTGGCCTTGAGCTGCTCCTTCAGCAAGCCCAGCAGCCGTGCGAGTTCCAAGACGGTGCTGTCGGTGAGCCCGAACATGAGCTTGAACAGGTGAGCACGCGCGGGCTTGAACCATGTGTCGAGGTGTCCCACGACCTCGCGGTCGATGCCGCGGGCTTCCCGGTAGACGTAGGTAAACAGGTCGACGAATGTGAGGTCACGCGTGGTCGCTTTCCCCTCTCGGCTGGTGGGGATGCTCTCGCGGGGAAAGTTCAGCGCTTCCAGAAGCAGATCGGACAGCGATTCCCCGGCGGCACCGGCACGCAGCGTGAGGGTGCGGCGCAGCGCCAGGGTTTCGGGGTCGAGGACGTCGACGTGGTCGGTCTGGTTGTCGTTGATGGTCCGTTTGAGGAGCATGTGCTGGTCGCCGACAACTACCTCGGCGCGAACCGAGTGGACGTGGTTGCGGACAGCGGGGGTCAGCATGGCTCTACCGCCGACGGCGTGTTTGAGCAGCATGAGGAGGCTGGACTTGCCGGTGCCACTAGCGCCGCTGACGACGGTGGCCGGCCCGTCAAAGCGGTAGGTCTTCTCGGTGTCGGCCGTTGTGACAGTGAGGGCAATGAAGCGGAGGTGGACTGCCATCAGATCTCCGTGCGCCAGGGCCTGTCGACCGCGTCCGGAAGTCGGTCGTAGATGAGGGTTTTCAACGCTGTTCCCGACTTGTTGAAGTGCCTTTTCAGGAGGTCGATCCGCTGGGCCACCACCGCCCACTCGTCCGTTGCAGCCAGCGCGGTAGCGGCGATTGTTCCTTGGGCAGTGACGCGGAACTCGGCGCGATCCGCACCGGTGTAGGTGATCAGACCGCGGGCGGCCAGCGATCCGAGAATGCTGTAGTAACGCTGGTCCCAGGGGCCGTACTTGTACCGGGTCATGCGGCTCTCGACAGCGAGGCGCTCGGAGGATGTGGGCTGTGTCCCCTGCGGCCAGTTGATGCTGTCGTCGACCAGGAGACGGTCAAGCATGGCGGGGTAGCGCAGCAGGAAGTCGAGCTTGGCAAGCTTCGTGAGGCCGTTCAGGCCTTTCTTGGCCGCAGTGAACCTGTCGATCAGCAGGAGGATGCGGGCCTCGTGATAGTGGGCTTCGCGCATTTCCTGGCGCCGAGCCCGATCTCTGATCCGAGCGACGGCAGCGGTGCGGTCGCTGTGGCTCGTCACGACGCTTCCTCCTCGGCGGTGTCGAACGGCTCGGAGAAGTAGAAGTCACAGCGATCACAGAGGTCATAGGCCAAGCCGCGCAGGTGCTGCCCGTTAACCCTGAACGGCAAGGCCGTCGAGAAGTTCTCGGGCACCAGGTGCTGGGTGAGCAGCTGATTCATTCGCCGGCCGTACGGGACACCGTCAACAGCCTCGTTTTCCGCCTGGTCGCGGCTGGCGAAGGCGGCGTCCACCACTTCCAGGCTCGCGTTGGCCAGCTCGGTGGTGTCGCCAGCAAGACCCGATCGGTGCTGTTCCCAGAGCACGTACCAGGCGGAACGGAGCCGCTCGGCGTGGGCGGCCTGGTCGGAGGGGACGCCTCCGCGGGCCAGCTTCTTGCGCAGGTTCCCCCCGCCCGGGGCAACAACGGGGAGTTGTCCCCGGGCGAAGGTCGGCACCGCAGCGAGGCTGGAGACGAACTGCTCCAGGACCGTGCTGCGGTACAAGGTGCGACGGGCAATGCGCTGCTGGACCTGGACGTTGTAGCGAACCCTGCTCGGGTCGGCGATGTAGACGGCGAGCTGTCCGCGGTCGCCCTCGTCGCGGTTGGCTTTGTCGATGCGCTCGACCACAGACCGGTAGGTGGCCTCGGTGTCAATGTGCTCGCGCTGCAGCATCGCGATCGCTGGCCGGAGAAGGCTCTGCAGGTTCACGTCCGTGATGTGCCGGTTGGACGGCAGTTCGTCGTCGATATGCAGCACAGCGAAGAAGTCCTTGACCGTGTCGATCAAGCCAGCCGGAACGGCAATATCGGCGAGCTTGGAGACCTCGGGGACCAAGGGGATGGTGGCGTACGGCTGCTTCCAGCGGATCTTGAGGAAGTACCGGGCGACGGTCGCGGCCATGGCGTCCACGCCAGCAGTGACTTCCGGGTCGGGTCCGCACATGGCGGAGAGCGTGGCGGCTCCGGGCTTCCCCGTGGTTAGGCCAGCATTCGTGGCGAGACGCAGCCGGACGTTGCTGGCACCGTCACAAGCTCGCCAGCGGTCGAAGAGGTGGGCCAGGCCGCCGTCCTTGCAGATGTCCGCTACGTTCCACGGGTTCCTGCGCTTGGTGCGGTGCTTGACCGAGACGAGCTCGACCGAGCCGTCCGCATACGCGATGACGAAGTCCTCGTGCCACTCGCAGACGATGTAGTCGATGCTGTCTTCGGTGAGCATGGCGAGGCACGTCCGGGCGGCTACCTCCGCCTGGTAGCGGTAGTTGCGCAGGGTGTCAGACCCGCTGTCCTCCTTCGGGGCCATTCGGAAGATCGGGTGAACGAACCCATCATCGTCGTCCTCGTCAGGCTCCTCGGCAGCCCCGGCCACGGCAAGATCAACCACTTCCACCCACCCCCT
It includes:
- the glnA gene encoding type I glutamate--ammonia ligase, which gives rise to MFQNADEVKAYIAENDIKFVDVRFCDLPGVMQHFAVPAATFDPAETLMFDGSSIRGFQAIHESDMALVPDLATARLDPFRKDKHLNINFFIQDPITGEAYSRDPRNVAKKAEAYLASSGVADTAFFGPEAEFYVFDEARFETSANASYYHIDSEAGAWNSGRIEEGGNRGYKVKYKGGYFPTPPVDHFADLRAEMSLELANSGLQVERQHHEVGTAGQAEINYKFNTLLHAADDLMLFKYIIKNVAWRNGKTATFMPKPIFGDNGSGMHVHQSLWADGSPLFYDEQGYAGLSDTARYYIGGLLKHAPSLLAFTNPSVNSYHRLVPGFEAPVNLVYSQRNRSAAIRIPITGSNAKAKRIEFRAPDPSSNPYLAFSAMLMAGLDGIKNKIEPLQPVDKDLYELAPDEHAGVPQVPASLPAVLEALEEDHEYLLAGGVFTPDLIETWIDYKRTNEIAPIALRPHPHEFELYFDL
- a CDS encoding restriction endonuclease, giving the protein MGAQIAVADHAALLATWLWNEEGYFLLDANGALNEHHRAVEAVLQDVLRRKQAEGYGLGPHYGPVPAAVAEGIQAAELKLMLSLREAKTLARQAADLAERLWNERGDLFGYDVRDQYQRDSRSSQWTRRLEGVADLYFGLPRAREQLRRILREHCDAVHAVALAEAARQAHLDSAMGISTEGRYLRSIYDALRLYCSTVVSEVDDASRRAAARFQCPAGDQVPSETVEAYDTAIKAMRASLLEEREQADLAVRECSELWSGAASAFGLVPGNDSSAPSDGPATMEAVAGLSYRLYAAQARLAELLTNHAIACQSITLTEDRRISYVRSGAGTKWWDLTRMYHRDFEDLVATLFERDGFTIIQRRGGPGDLGADVIAVSPSGQRCVVQCKLSSKLHKVDTGALQRFNGTAKPQHGADVAILVTNAGFTKPALRFARAHSIKLMGGWEVQRWAQWGVPAPQLLHLR
- a CDS encoding dsDNA nuclease domain-containing protein gives rise to the protein MEVVDLAVAGAAEEPDEDDDDGFVHPIFRMAPKEDSGSDTLRNYRYQAEVAARTCLAMLTEDSIDYIVCEWHEDFVIAYADGSVELVSVKHRTKRRNPWNVADICKDGGLAHLFDRWRACDGASNVRLRLATNAGLTTGKPGAATLSAMCGPDPEVTAGVDAMAATVARYFLKIRWKQPYATIPLVPEVSKLADIAVPAGLIDTVKDFFAVLHIDDELPSNRHITDVNLQSLLRPAIAMLQREHIDTEATYRSVVERIDKANRDEGDRGQLAVYIADPSRVRYNVQVQQRIARRTLYRSTVLEQFVSSLAAVPTFARGQLPVVAPGGGNLRKKLARGGVPSDQAAHAERLRSAWYVLWEQHRSGLAGDTTELANASLEVVDAAFASRDQAENEAVDGVPYGRRMNQLLTQHLVPENFSTALPFRVNGQHLRGLAYDLCDRCDFYFSEPFDTAEEEAS